In Haloimpatiens massiliensis, the following are encoded in one genomic region:
- a CDS encoding spore coat protein — translation MNLSQKERLLLQDQKSHEQLCIDKYTNYANRATDPSLKQMFLNHASQEQEHLNTINQMLNGQVPSLNQQSSGSAQNAANNPTQNMNTSTTATGMDNVADGKLCEDLLMTEKYVSNTYDTTIFEFKDSHAREVLNHIQKEEQKHGEDIFNYMNSRGLYNGQ, via the coding sequence ATGAATTTATCTCAAAAAGAAAGGTTACTTTTACAAGACCAAAAATCTCATGAGCAATTGTGTATTGACAAATATACAAATTACGCTAATAGAGCTACGGACCCAAGTTTAAAGCAAATGTTTTTAAATCATGCTTCTCAGGAACAAGAACATTTAAACACCATAAATCAAATGTTAAATGGCCAAGTACCTAGTTTAAATCAGCAAAGTAGTGGAAGTGCACAAAATGCTGCTAATAATCCTACGCAAAATATGAATACTTCAACTACAGCTACGGGAATGGATAATGTTGCAGACGGTAAATTATGCGAAGACCTATTAATGACAGAAAAATACGTATCTAATACTTATGATACTACAATTTTTGAATTTAAAGATTCTCATGCTAGAGAAGTGTTAAACCACATTCAAAAGGAAGAACAAAAACATGGTGAAGATATATTTAATTATATGAACTCCAGAGGTTTATATAACGGCCAATAA
- a CDS encoding PqqD family protein → MKNKKLRKNAVLMIPYKNPEIEWEKKENLIILVINRNKVFDKIMQKIFKSPKSVNIELDELGSFVWEKCDGVSNIRDICEAVKQRFGKEAEPAMERLLTYIKILINNNLIEIT, encoded by the coding sequence TTGAAAAATAAAAAATTAAGGAAAAATGCTGTACTAATGATTCCATATAAAAATCCTGAAATAGAGTGGGAAAAGAAGGAGAATTTAATAATATTAGTTATTAATAGAAATAAAGTTTTTGATAAAATTATGCAAAAAATATTTAAGTCACCTAAATCTGTAAATATTGAATTGGATGAATTAGGGTCTTTTGTTTGGGAAAAATGTGACGGAGTAAGTAATATTAGAGATATATGTGAAGCGGTAAAACAGAGATTCGGTAAAGAGGCAGAACCGGCTATGGAAAGGCTACTTACGTACATAAAAATACTTATCAATAATAATTTAATAGAAATAACGTAG
- a CDS encoding OPT family oligopeptide transporter, whose amino-acid sequence MSKRGLPDGAYGLKEGQEYIPYVPSDKVMPEFTVLSVIIGIILSVVFGAANAYLGLKVGMTVSASIPAAVISMAIVRVILRRKSILENNMVQTIASAGESLAAGAIFTLPALFLWGENPSALDMGLITLIGGVLGVVFMVPIRRYLIVQEHGKLPYPEGAACAEVLVAGEEGGASAKLVFTGGLIGLVYKFIGDGIKLFPTEISYGFKGNLNGAAIGMDVYPALLGVGFIIGPKISAYMLVGAILGWFCFMPLIALFGGGNIVAPATKAIASMDYWGIWSSYIKYIGAGAVAAGGIISLIKSLPTIISSFKQAVQGYKNKGKASILRTDQELSSKFIIIVIIAAIVLMVALPQIKVGWLGAILVVVFGFFFVTVSSRIVGLVGSSSNPVSGMTIATLLFTAIIMKAAGWSDTKGMVAALCVGAIICTASAIAGDTSQDLKTGYLVGSTPKKQQIGELIGVIASAVFIGFILITLNKAYTFGSKDLSAPQASLMKMVIEGIMKGNLPWNLVFVGIASAVMIEIFGIPSLPVAIGLYLPIHLSTPIMVGGAIKGILDKKVKDEATLKEKTEKGVLYSSGLIAGEGLMGVIIAAIVAARGSFGPEEPILGQWVSIIFFLIVTLTLLYQVFWKKKKIVNNSK is encoded by the coding sequence ATGAGTAAAAGGGGTTTGCCTGATGGAGCTTATGGCTTAAAAGAAGGGCAAGAATATATTCCTTATGTACCAAGTGATAAGGTGATGCCTGAATTCACTGTGCTTTCTGTAATTATAGGTATTATTCTTTCCGTTGTATTTGGTGCAGCTAATGCATATTTAGGGCTTAAAGTCGGTATGACTGTATCCGCTTCAATTCCAGCAGCGGTTATTTCTATGGCAATTGTAAGAGTTATACTAAGAAGAAAGTCTATACTTGAAAACAATATGGTTCAAACTATAGCATCAGCAGGAGAATCGTTGGCTGCAGGGGCTATATTTACACTTCCAGCTTTGTTTTTATGGGGAGAAAATCCAAGTGCTTTAGATATGGGACTTATAACTTTAATTGGTGGTGTACTTGGAGTTGTATTTATGGTTCCTATAAGAAGATACTTAATAGTTCAAGAACATGGAAAACTTCCTTATCCAGAAGGAGCAGCTTGTGCAGAGGTTTTAGTTGCTGGTGAAGAGGGAGGAGCTAGCGCAAAATTAGTATTTACTGGTGGATTAATAGGACTAGTATATAAGTTCATAGGGGATGGAATAAAATTATTTCCAACAGAAATTAGTTATGGATTCAAGGGAAATTTAAATGGAGCAGCTATAGGTATGGATGTATATCCTGCATTACTTGGTGTAGGATTTATAATAGGACCTAAGATTTCAGCTTATATGTTGGTAGGAGCTATTTTAGGATGGTTCTGTTTTATGCCTTTAATAGCTTTATTTGGAGGAGGCAATATTGTAGCACCGGCTACTAAAGCTATTGCATCAATGGATTATTGGGGCATATGGAGTAGTTACATTAAATATATAGGTGCAGGAGCAGTGGCAGCTGGAGGAATAATAAGCTTAATTAAGTCACTTCCAACTATAATATCATCATTTAAGCAAGCTGTTCAGGGATATAAAAATAAAGGAAAGGCTTCTATTTTAAGAACAGATCAAGAATTAAGTTCAAAGTTTATAATAATAGTTATAATAGCAGCTATAGTTCTAATGGTAGCACTTCCTCAAATAAAGGTTGGATGGCTTGGAGCTATACTTGTAGTTGTATTTGGATTCTTCTTTGTAACTGTATCTTCTAGAATAGTAGGGCTTGTAGGAAGTTCATCTAATCCAGTATCTGGTATGACCATAGCTACATTATTATTCACAGCAATTATAATGAAAGCTGCAGGATGGTCTGACACAAAAGGAATGGTAGCAGCACTTTGTGTAGGTGCAATAATATGTACTGCATCAGCTATAGCTGGAGATACTTCTCAAGATTTGAAGACTGGTTATTTGGTAGGATCAACACCAAAGAAACAACAAATAGGAGAGCTTATAGGAGTAATTGCATCAGCAGTATTTATTGGATTTATATTAATTACTCTTAATAAAGCGTATACTTTTGGATCTAAAGATCTTTCAGCACCTCAAGCTAGTTTAATGAAAATGGTTATAGAAGGTATAATGAAAGGAAACTTACCATGGAATTTGGTGTTTGTGGGTATAGCATCTGCTGTAATGATAGAAATATTTGGAATACCATCACTTCCAGTAGCTATAGGATTATATTTACCAATACATCTTTCAACTCCTATAATGGTCGGAGGAGCTATAAAAGGTATATTAGATAAGAAAGTTAAAGATGAAGCAACATTAAAAGAAAAGACAGAAAAAGGAGTATTGTATTCATCAGGACTTATAGCTGGTGAAGGATTAATGGGCGTTATAATAGCAGCAATAGTCGCAGCTAGAGGTAGCTTTGGACCTGAAGAGCCTATATTAGGACAATGGGTTTCTATAATATTCTTCTTAATAGTTACCCTAACGCTACTATATCAAGTATTTTGGAAAAAGAAAAAAATAGTAAATAATTCTAAATAG